From Corvus cornix cornix isolate S_Up_H32 chromosome 5, ASM73873v5, whole genome shotgun sequence, the proteins below share one genomic window:
- the DLGAP5 gene encoding disks large-associated protein 5 isoform X3: MAATSQFASRYKKDLSTEALRTKVARRKSILQKENRHKLFEKGRQFGLADVNVQLSKERGISELKETRELCSQENSSVKQKQATNAATKRMNERREMLQRYKEEKELRKLQEQREKAKKGVFKVGLYRPAAPGFLTLAPEEAAVAKPRETEAPAFSGRVTRSKAKIQEGKTLIPTLIPTASKSSTVSARGQSMRPTQAGRKQMSTVKVAEKEKVLQTAPQPALNVRVTRAAASAARQVLKPTAATAGNQSQRTTASVGKQKKAVKPDTTKVFPSKHQVETNAGVDPRVKSSAADCKHSIPVELQQEQTSVENSNSSPRRPRTRSFAPQNFVFQPLSGLATYSVTPMSPSRANAFLTPSAVWNFSESSVKIFEKSSETKAQKPTLKSQNSPAVKGIQEKQMTTSLKGEAGESDERTSTQKSNKTTPLSTALAVKSDDTREQEHDVPYFRTTLRAETERLLSQCLQWEGNLELDIPEDAKDLIRTTVGQTRLLMEERFKQFEGLVDNCEFKRGEKETTCTDLDGFWDMINFQIEDVNKKFDNLKKLQDNEWQPLDVPSKAVVKKKAVPSRVPKAKLEAAARTAARNRLASVKAAMRDKMKQEGAAEGAHQERLPEAEKVVFEAGFFRIESPVKNFSGLLPRTPGKLATPRPSIRALHLNVPSPLRDPEDATAKQTPSGLKGFHPAQSLKMDQLPTEKTPPLDKLPDGPEQSISVVAEEICLVAGTAEGNKVLGNSSSESKAVDGMEEMELSAAEQGEDIVMCSPEKDPSTDTNLAQSGEPQIHETDVSRSGLTPIDRNSLDVPMQDAELPFTPVKTRAQKFAAAEVFSDLIVFSPVGPSGDQ, translated from the exons ATGGCTGCTACCTCCCAGTTTGCCAGTCGATACAAAAAGGATTTGAGTACAGAAGCCCTCAGAACCAAGGTTGCCCGCAGGAAATCCATCCTTCAGAAGGAGAACAGGCACAAACTCTTTGAAAAGGGCCGGCAGTTTGGCCTGGCAGATGTCAATGTTCAGCTCTCCAAGGAGAGGGGAATTTCCGAGCTCAAGGAGACCAGAGAATTGTGCTCTCAAGAGAACAGCAGTGTGAAACAGA AGCAAGCCACAAATGCAGCCACCAAGAGGATGAACGAGCgcagggagatgctccagcgctacaaagaggagaaggagcttCGCaaactgcaggagcagagggagaaagcCAAGAAAGGGGTGTTCAAGGTTGGGCTGTACAGACCAGCTGCACCTGGATTTCTTACACTTGCCCCTGAGGAAGCAGCGGTAGCAAAGCCAAGAGAGACG GAAGctcctgctttttctggaaGGGTTACTCGATCAAAAGCCAAGatccaagaaggaaaaactcTGATACCAACTCTGATTCCAACTGCATCTAAGTCCTCTACg gtCAGTGCCCGTGGGCAGAGCATGCGCCCTACACAGGCAGGACGTAAACAGATGAGTACAGTCAAAGTggctgaaaaagagaaag TGTTACAGACTGCACCCCAACCAGCCCTAAATGTGAGAGtcaccagagcagctgcctctgcagccaggcaggtCCTGAAACCAACAGCTGCTACTGCTG GTAACCAGTCACAGAGAACAACAGCAAGTgtaggaaagcagaagaaagctgTCAAACCTGATACCACAAAG GTATTTCCTTCTAAACATCAAGTGGAGACAAATGCTGGAGTGGATCCCAGGGTGAAAAGTTCTGCAGCTGATTGCAAGCATTCAATACCAGTAGAACTTCAGCAAGAACAAACCTCAGTGGAAAACAGCAATTCTTCTCCAAGGAGACCCAGAACACGCTCCTTTGCACCTCAAAACTTTGTGTTTCAGCCTCTGAGTGGATTAGCAACCTACAGTGTGACACCCATGTCTCCTTCAAGGGCAAATGCTTTTTTGACACCCAGTGCTGTCTGGAATTTTTCAGAATCTTCAGT caaaatatttgaaaaatccAGTGAAACTAAAGCTCAAAAGCCtactttaaaaagtcaaaattcACCTGCTGTTAAAGGCattcaagaaaagcaaatgacCACAAGTTTGAAAGGAGAAG cagGCGAATCAGATGAGAGAACTTCCACtcagaaatcaaacaaaacaactccTCTCTCAACAGCACTTGCAGTGAAGTCAGATGATACAAGAGAGCAAGAGCATGATGTGCCCTATTTCAG AACCACTCTTCGGGCTGAGACGGAGCGGCTGCTGTCTCAGTGCCTCCAGTGGGAAGGAAACCTTGAGCTGGACATTCCAGAGGATG CTAAAGACCTGATTCGCACCACAGTTGGTCAGACAAGGCTGCTCATGGAAGAAAGGTTCAAACAGTTTGAAGGACTGGTTGATAATTGTGAATTTAAACGaggtgaaaaagaaacaacatgTACAGACCTGGATGGATTTTGGGATATGATTAATTTTCAG ATTGAGGACGTGAATAAAAAATTTGATAATCTGAAGAAGCTTCAAGACAATGAGTGGCAGCCACTTGATGTCCCAAGCAAAGCAGTTGTCAAG AAAAAGGCTGTTCCAAGTAGAGTGCCCAAAGCCAAGCTGGAAGCAGCTGCCAGAACTGCTGCCCGGAACCGCCTGGCTTCTGTGAAAGCAGCCATGAGGGATAAAATgaagcaggagggagctgctgagggtGCACATCAGGAGAGGCTGCCAGAGGCAGAAAAAGTGGTTTTTGAAGCAGGGTTTTTCAGGATTGAAAGTCCTGTGAAAAACTTCTCAG GTTTGCTTCCAAGGACCCCTGGAAAACTGGCAACTCCAAGACCATCCATTAGAGCTTTGCACCTGAACGTTCCTTCTCCTCTCCGTGACCCCGAGGATGCAACTGCAAAACAAACCCCATCAGGCCTCAAAGGCTTCCACCCAGCACAAAGTTTGAAAATGGACCAACTTCCCACTGAAAAAACTCCCCCACTGGATAAACTCCCTGATGGTCCTGAACAGAG CATTTCTGTGGTTGCAGAAGAAATTTGTCTGGTTGCTGGAACAGCAGAGGGAAATAAG GTGCTGGGAAATTCTAGCAGTGAATCAAAGGCAGTGGATGGCATGGAAGAGATGGAACTGTCTGCTGCAGAACAAGGAGAAGACATAGTCATGTGCAGCCCAGAGAAGGatcccagcacagacacaaacCTTGCTCAGTCTGGAGAGCCACAAATACATGAAACAG atgtttcacGCAGTGGTTTGACACCCATTGACAGAAATTCTCTTGATGTG CCAATGCAGGATGCTGAGCTTCCCTTCACTCCAGTCAAGACCAGAGCCCAGAagtttgcagcagctgaagtaTTCAGTGACCTCATCGTGTTTTCTCCTGTTGGTCCCTCTGGGGATCAATGA
- the DLGAP5 gene encoding disks large-associated protein 5 isoform X2 — translation MAATSQFASRYKKDLSTEALRTKVARRKSILQKENRHKLFEKGRQFGLADVNVQLSKERGISELKETRELCSQENSSVKQKQATNAATKRMNERREMLQRYKEEKELRKLQEQREKAKKGVFKVGLYRPAAPGFLTLAPEEAAVAKPRETVTREAPAFSGRVTRSKAKIQEGKTLIPTLIPTASKSSTVSARGQSMRPTQAGRKQMSTVKVAEKEKVLQTAPQPALNVRVTRAAASAARQVLKPTAATAGNQSQRTTASVGKQKKAVKPDTTKVFPSKHQVETNAGVDPRVKSSAADCKHSIPVELQQEQTSVENSNSSPRRPRTRSFAPQNFVFQPLSGLATYSVTPMSPSRANAFLTPSAVWNFSESSVKIFEKSSETKAQKPTLKSQNSPAVKGIQEKQMTTSLKGEGESDERTSTQKSNKTTPLSTALAVKSDDTREQEHDVPYFRTTLRAETERLLSQCLQWEGNLELDIPEDAKDLIRTTVGQTRLLMEERFKQFEGLVDNCEFKRGEKETTCTDLDGFWDMINFQIEDVNKKFDNLKKLQDNEWQPLDVPSKAVVKKKAVPSRVPKAKLEAAARTAARNRLASVKAAMRDKMKQEGAAEGAHQERLPEAEKVVFEAGFFRIESPVKNFSGLLPRTPGKLATPRPSIRALHLNVPSPLRDPEDATAKQTPSGLKGFHPAQSLKMDQLPTEKTPPLDKLPDGPEQSISVVAEEICLVAGTAEGNKVLGNSSSESKAVDGMEEMELSAAEQGEDIVMCSPEKDPSTDTNLAQSGEPQIHETDVSRSGLTPIDRNSLDVPMQDAELPFTPVKTRAQKFAAAEVFSDLIVFSPVGPSGDQ, via the exons ATGGCTGCTACCTCCCAGTTTGCCAGTCGATACAAAAAGGATTTGAGTACAGAAGCCCTCAGAACCAAGGTTGCCCGCAGGAAATCCATCCTTCAGAAGGAGAACAGGCACAAACTCTTTGAAAAGGGCCGGCAGTTTGGCCTGGCAGATGTCAATGTTCAGCTCTCCAAGGAGAGGGGAATTTCCGAGCTCAAGGAGACCAGAGAATTGTGCTCTCAAGAGAACAGCAGTGTGAAACAGA AGCAAGCCACAAATGCAGCCACCAAGAGGATGAACGAGCgcagggagatgctccagcgctacaaagaggagaaggagcttCGCaaactgcaggagcagagggagaaagcCAAGAAAGGGGTGTTCAAGGTTGGGCTGTACAGACCAGCTGCACCTGGATTTCTTACACTTGCCCCTGAGGAAGCAGCGGTAGCAAAGCCAAGAGAGACGGTAACAAGG GAAGctcctgctttttctggaaGGGTTACTCGATCAAAAGCCAAGatccaagaaggaaaaactcTGATACCAACTCTGATTCCAACTGCATCTAAGTCCTCTACg gtCAGTGCCCGTGGGCAGAGCATGCGCCCTACACAGGCAGGACGTAAACAGATGAGTACAGTCAAAGTggctgaaaaagagaaag TGTTACAGACTGCACCCCAACCAGCCCTAAATGTGAGAGtcaccagagcagctgcctctgcagccaggcaggtCCTGAAACCAACAGCTGCTACTGCTG GTAACCAGTCACAGAGAACAACAGCAAGTgtaggaaagcagaagaaagctgTCAAACCTGATACCACAAAG GTATTTCCTTCTAAACATCAAGTGGAGACAAATGCTGGAGTGGATCCCAGGGTGAAAAGTTCTGCAGCTGATTGCAAGCATTCAATACCAGTAGAACTTCAGCAAGAACAAACCTCAGTGGAAAACAGCAATTCTTCTCCAAGGAGACCCAGAACACGCTCCTTTGCACCTCAAAACTTTGTGTTTCAGCCTCTGAGTGGATTAGCAACCTACAGTGTGACACCCATGTCTCCTTCAAGGGCAAATGCTTTTTTGACACCCAGTGCTGTCTGGAATTTTTCAGAATCTTCAGT caaaatatttgaaaaatccAGTGAAACTAAAGCTCAAAAGCCtactttaaaaagtcaaaattcACCTGCTGTTAAAGGCattcaagaaaagcaaatgacCACAAGTTTGAAAGGAGAAG GCGAATCAGATGAGAGAACTTCCACtcagaaatcaaacaaaacaactccTCTCTCAACAGCACTTGCAGTGAAGTCAGATGATACAAGAGAGCAAGAGCATGATGTGCCCTATTTCAG AACCACTCTTCGGGCTGAGACGGAGCGGCTGCTGTCTCAGTGCCTCCAGTGGGAAGGAAACCTTGAGCTGGACATTCCAGAGGATG CTAAAGACCTGATTCGCACCACAGTTGGTCAGACAAGGCTGCTCATGGAAGAAAGGTTCAAACAGTTTGAAGGACTGGTTGATAATTGTGAATTTAAACGaggtgaaaaagaaacaacatgTACAGACCTGGATGGATTTTGGGATATGATTAATTTTCAG ATTGAGGACGTGAATAAAAAATTTGATAATCTGAAGAAGCTTCAAGACAATGAGTGGCAGCCACTTGATGTCCCAAGCAAAGCAGTTGTCAAG AAAAAGGCTGTTCCAAGTAGAGTGCCCAAAGCCAAGCTGGAAGCAGCTGCCAGAACTGCTGCCCGGAACCGCCTGGCTTCTGTGAAAGCAGCCATGAGGGATAAAATgaagcaggagggagctgctgagggtGCACATCAGGAGAGGCTGCCAGAGGCAGAAAAAGTGGTTTTTGAAGCAGGGTTTTTCAGGATTGAAAGTCCTGTGAAAAACTTCTCAG GTTTGCTTCCAAGGACCCCTGGAAAACTGGCAACTCCAAGACCATCCATTAGAGCTTTGCACCTGAACGTTCCTTCTCCTCTCCGTGACCCCGAGGATGCAACTGCAAAACAAACCCCATCAGGCCTCAAAGGCTTCCACCCAGCACAAAGTTTGAAAATGGACCAACTTCCCACTGAAAAAACTCCCCCACTGGATAAACTCCCTGATGGTCCTGAACAGAG CATTTCTGTGGTTGCAGAAGAAATTTGTCTGGTTGCTGGAACAGCAGAGGGAAATAAG GTGCTGGGAAATTCTAGCAGTGAATCAAAGGCAGTGGATGGCATGGAAGAGATGGAACTGTCTGCTGCAGAACAAGGAGAAGACATAGTCATGTGCAGCCCAGAGAAGGatcccagcacagacacaaacCTTGCTCAGTCTGGAGAGCCACAAATACATGAAACAG atgtttcacGCAGTGGTTTGACACCCATTGACAGAAATTCTCTTGATGTG CCAATGCAGGATGCTGAGCTTCCCTTCACTCCAGTCAAGACCAGAGCCCAGAagtttgcagcagctgaagtaTTCAGTGACCTCATCGTGTTTTCTCCTGTTGGTCCCTCTGGGGATCAATGA
- the DLGAP5 gene encoding disks large-associated protein 5 isoform X4, with protein MAATSQFASRYKKDLSTEALRTKVARRKSILQKENRHKLFEKGRQFGLADVNVQLSKERGISELKETRELCSQENSSVKQKQATNAATKRMNERREMLQRYKEEKELRKLQEQREKAKKGVFKVGLYRPAAPGFLTLAPEEAAVAKPRETEAPAFSGRVTRSKAKIQEGKTLIPTLIPTASKSSTVSARGQSMRPTQAGRKQMSTVKVAEKEKVLQTAPQPALNVRVTRAAASAARQVLKPTAATAGNQSQRTTASVGKQKKAVKPDTTKVFPSKHQVETNAGVDPRVKSSAADCKHSIPVELQQEQTSVENSNSSPRRPRTRSFAPQNFVFQPLSGLATYSVTPMSPSRANAFLTPSAVWNFSESSVKIFEKSSETKAQKPTLKSQNSPAVKGIQEKQMTTSLKGEGESDERTSTQKSNKTTPLSTALAVKSDDTREQEHDVPYFRTTLRAETERLLSQCLQWEGNLELDIPEDAKDLIRTTVGQTRLLMEERFKQFEGLVDNCEFKRGEKETTCTDLDGFWDMINFQIEDVNKKFDNLKKLQDNEWQPLDVPSKAVVKKKAVPSRVPKAKLEAAARTAARNRLASVKAAMRDKMKQEGAAEGAHQERLPEAEKVVFEAGFFRIESPVKNFSGLLPRTPGKLATPRPSIRALHLNVPSPLRDPEDATAKQTPSGLKGFHPAQSLKMDQLPTEKTPPLDKLPDGPEQSISVVAEEICLVAGTAEGNKVLGNSSSESKAVDGMEEMELSAAEQGEDIVMCSPEKDPSTDTNLAQSGEPQIHETDVSRSGLTPIDRNSLDVPMQDAELPFTPVKTRAQKFAAAEVFSDLIVFSPVGPSGDQ; from the exons ATGGCTGCTACCTCCCAGTTTGCCAGTCGATACAAAAAGGATTTGAGTACAGAAGCCCTCAGAACCAAGGTTGCCCGCAGGAAATCCATCCTTCAGAAGGAGAACAGGCACAAACTCTTTGAAAAGGGCCGGCAGTTTGGCCTGGCAGATGTCAATGTTCAGCTCTCCAAGGAGAGGGGAATTTCCGAGCTCAAGGAGACCAGAGAATTGTGCTCTCAAGAGAACAGCAGTGTGAAACAGA AGCAAGCCACAAATGCAGCCACCAAGAGGATGAACGAGCgcagggagatgctccagcgctacaaagaggagaaggagcttCGCaaactgcaggagcagagggagaaagcCAAGAAAGGGGTGTTCAAGGTTGGGCTGTACAGACCAGCTGCACCTGGATTTCTTACACTTGCCCCTGAGGAAGCAGCGGTAGCAAAGCCAAGAGAGACG GAAGctcctgctttttctggaaGGGTTACTCGATCAAAAGCCAAGatccaagaaggaaaaactcTGATACCAACTCTGATTCCAACTGCATCTAAGTCCTCTACg gtCAGTGCCCGTGGGCAGAGCATGCGCCCTACACAGGCAGGACGTAAACAGATGAGTACAGTCAAAGTggctgaaaaagagaaag TGTTACAGACTGCACCCCAACCAGCCCTAAATGTGAGAGtcaccagagcagctgcctctgcagccaggcaggtCCTGAAACCAACAGCTGCTACTGCTG GTAACCAGTCACAGAGAACAACAGCAAGTgtaggaaagcagaagaaagctgTCAAACCTGATACCACAAAG GTATTTCCTTCTAAACATCAAGTGGAGACAAATGCTGGAGTGGATCCCAGGGTGAAAAGTTCTGCAGCTGATTGCAAGCATTCAATACCAGTAGAACTTCAGCAAGAACAAACCTCAGTGGAAAACAGCAATTCTTCTCCAAGGAGACCCAGAACACGCTCCTTTGCACCTCAAAACTTTGTGTTTCAGCCTCTGAGTGGATTAGCAACCTACAGTGTGACACCCATGTCTCCTTCAAGGGCAAATGCTTTTTTGACACCCAGTGCTGTCTGGAATTTTTCAGAATCTTCAGT caaaatatttgaaaaatccAGTGAAACTAAAGCTCAAAAGCCtactttaaaaagtcaaaattcACCTGCTGTTAAAGGCattcaagaaaagcaaatgacCACAAGTTTGAAAGGAGAAG GCGAATCAGATGAGAGAACTTCCACtcagaaatcaaacaaaacaactccTCTCTCAACAGCACTTGCAGTGAAGTCAGATGATACAAGAGAGCAAGAGCATGATGTGCCCTATTTCAG AACCACTCTTCGGGCTGAGACGGAGCGGCTGCTGTCTCAGTGCCTCCAGTGGGAAGGAAACCTTGAGCTGGACATTCCAGAGGATG CTAAAGACCTGATTCGCACCACAGTTGGTCAGACAAGGCTGCTCATGGAAGAAAGGTTCAAACAGTTTGAAGGACTGGTTGATAATTGTGAATTTAAACGaggtgaaaaagaaacaacatgTACAGACCTGGATGGATTTTGGGATATGATTAATTTTCAG ATTGAGGACGTGAATAAAAAATTTGATAATCTGAAGAAGCTTCAAGACAATGAGTGGCAGCCACTTGATGTCCCAAGCAAAGCAGTTGTCAAG AAAAAGGCTGTTCCAAGTAGAGTGCCCAAAGCCAAGCTGGAAGCAGCTGCCAGAACTGCTGCCCGGAACCGCCTGGCTTCTGTGAAAGCAGCCATGAGGGATAAAATgaagcaggagggagctgctgagggtGCACATCAGGAGAGGCTGCCAGAGGCAGAAAAAGTGGTTTTTGAAGCAGGGTTTTTCAGGATTGAAAGTCCTGTGAAAAACTTCTCAG GTTTGCTTCCAAGGACCCCTGGAAAACTGGCAACTCCAAGACCATCCATTAGAGCTTTGCACCTGAACGTTCCTTCTCCTCTCCGTGACCCCGAGGATGCAACTGCAAAACAAACCCCATCAGGCCTCAAAGGCTTCCACCCAGCACAAAGTTTGAAAATGGACCAACTTCCCACTGAAAAAACTCCCCCACTGGATAAACTCCCTGATGGTCCTGAACAGAG CATTTCTGTGGTTGCAGAAGAAATTTGTCTGGTTGCTGGAACAGCAGAGGGAAATAAG GTGCTGGGAAATTCTAGCAGTGAATCAAAGGCAGTGGATGGCATGGAAGAGATGGAACTGTCTGCTGCAGAACAAGGAGAAGACATAGTCATGTGCAGCCCAGAGAAGGatcccagcacagacacaaacCTTGCTCAGTCTGGAGAGCCACAAATACATGAAACAG atgtttcacGCAGTGGTTTGACACCCATTGACAGAAATTCTCTTGATGTG CCAATGCAGGATGCTGAGCTTCCCTTCACTCCAGTCAAGACCAGAGCCCAGAagtttgcagcagctgaagtaTTCAGTGACCTCATCGTGTTTTCTCCTGTTGGTCCCTCTGGGGATCAATGA
- the DLGAP5 gene encoding disks large-associated protein 5 isoform X1: MAATSQFASRYKKDLSTEALRTKVARRKSILQKENRHKLFEKGRQFGLADVNVQLSKERGISELKETRELCSQENSSVKQKQATNAATKRMNERREMLQRYKEEKELRKLQEQREKAKKGVFKVGLYRPAAPGFLTLAPEEAAVAKPRETVTREAPAFSGRVTRSKAKIQEGKTLIPTLIPTASKSSTVSARGQSMRPTQAGRKQMSTVKVAEKEKVLQTAPQPALNVRVTRAAASAARQVLKPTAATAGNQSQRTTASVGKQKKAVKPDTTKVFPSKHQVETNAGVDPRVKSSAADCKHSIPVELQQEQTSVENSNSSPRRPRTRSFAPQNFVFQPLSGLATYSVTPMSPSRANAFLTPSAVWNFSESSVKIFEKSSETKAQKPTLKSQNSPAVKGIQEKQMTTSLKGEAGESDERTSTQKSNKTTPLSTALAVKSDDTREQEHDVPYFRTTLRAETERLLSQCLQWEGNLELDIPEDAKDLIRTTVGQTRLLMEERFKQFEGLVDNCEFKRGEKETTCTDLDGFWDMINFQIEDVNKKFDNLKKLQDNEWQPLDVPSKAVVKKKAVPSRVPKAKLEAAARTAARNRLASVKAAMRDKMKQEGAAEGAHQERLPEAEKVVFEAGFFRIESPVKNFSGLLPRTPGKLATPRPSIRALHLNVPSPLRDPEDATAKQTPSGLKGFHPAQSLKMDQLPTEKTPPLDKLPDGPEQSISVVAEEICLVAGTAEGNKVLGNSSSESKAVDGMEEMELSAAEQGEDIVMCSPEKDPSTDTNLAQSGEPQIHETDVSRSGLTPIDRNSLDVPMQDAELPFTPVKTRAQKFAAAEVFSDLIVFSPVGPSGDQ, encoded by the exons ATGGCTGCTACCTCCCAGTTTGCCAGTCGATACAAAAAGGATTTGAGTACAGAAGCCCTCAGAACCAAGGTTGCCCGCAGGAAATCCATCCTTCAGAAGGAGAACAGGCACAAACTCTTTGAAAAGGGCCGGCAGTTTGGCCTGGCAGATGTCAATGTTCAGCTCTCCAAGGAGAGGGGAATTTCCGAGCTCAAGGAGACCAGAGAATTGTGCTCTCAAGAGAACAGCAGTGTGAAACAGA AGCAAGCCACAAATGCAGCCACCAAGAGGATGAACGAGCgcagggagatgctccagcgctacaaagaggagaaggagcttCGCaaactgcaggagcagagggagaaagcCAAGAAAGGGGTGTTCAAGGTTGGGCTGTACAGACCAGCTGCACCTGGATTTCTTACACTTGCCCCTGAGGAAGCAGCGGTAGCAAAGCCAAGAGAGACGGTAACAAGG GAAGctcctgctttttctggaaGGGTTACTCGATCAAAAGCCAAGatccaagaaggaaaaactcTGATACCAACTCTGATTCCAACTGCATCTAAGTCCTCTACg gtCAGTGCCCGTGGGCAGAGCATGCGCCCTACACAGGCAGGACGTAAACAGATGAGTACAGTCAAAGTggctgaaaaagagaaag TGTTACAGACTGCACCCCAACCAGCCCTAAATGTGAGAGtcaccagagcagctgcctctgcagccaggcaggtCCTGAAACCAACAGCTGCTACTGCTG GTAACCAGTCACAGAGAACAACAGCAAGTgtaggaaagcagaagaaagctgTCAAACCTGATACCACAAAG GTATTTCCTTCTAAACATCAAGTGGAGACAAATGCTGGAGTGGATCCCAGGGTGAAAAGTTCTGCAGCTGATTGCAAGCATTCAATACCAGTAGAACTTCAGCAAGAACAAACCTCAGTGGAAAACAGCAATTCTTCTCCAAGGAGACCCAGAACACGCTCCTTTGCACCTCAAAACTTTGTGTTTCAGCCTCTGAGTGGATTAGCAACCTACAGTGTGACACCCATGTCTCCTTCAAGGGCAAATGCTTTTTTGACACCCAGTGCTGTCTGGAATTTTTCAGAATCTTCAGT caaaatatttgaaaaatccAGTGAAACTAAAGCTCAAAAGCCtactttaaaaagtcaaaattcACCTGCTGTTAAAGGCattcaagaaaagcaaatgacCACAAGTTTGAAAGGAGAAG cagGCGAATCAGATGAGAGAACTTCCACtcagaaatcaaacaaaacaactccTCTCTCAACAGCACTTGCAGTGAAGTCAGATGATACAAGAGAGCAAGAGCATGATGTGCCCTATTTCAG AACCACTCTTCGGGCTGAGACGGAGCGGCTGCTGTCTCAGTGCCTCCAGTGGGAAGGAAACCTTGAGCTGGACATTCCAGAGGATG CTAAAGACCTGATTCGCACCACAGTTGGTCAGACAAGGCTGCTCATGGAAGAAAGGTTCAAACAGTTTGAAGGACTGGTTGATAATTGTGAATTTAAACGaggtgaaaaagaaacaacatgTACAGACCTGGATGGATTTTGGGATATGATTAATTTTCAG ATTGAGGACGTGAATAAAAAATTTGATAATCTGAAGAAGCTTCAAGACAATGAGTGGCAGCCACTTGATGTCCCAAGCAAAGCAGTTGTCAAG AAAAAGGCTGTTCCAAGTAGAGTGCCCAAAGCCAAGCTGGAAGCAGCTGCCAGAACTGCTGCCCGGAACCGCCTGGCTTCTGTGAAAGCAGCCATGAGGGATAAAATgaagcaggagggagctgctgagggtGCACATCAGGAGAGGCTGCCAGAGGCAGAAAAAGTGGTTTTTGAAGCAGGGTTTTTCAGGATTGAAAGTCCTGTGAAAAACTTCTCAG GTTTGCTTCCAAGGACCCCTGGAAAACTGGCAACTCCAAGACCATCCATTAGAGCTTTGCACCTGAACGTTCCTTCTCCTCTCCGTGACCCCGAGGATGCAACTGCAAAACAAACCCCATCAGGCCTCAAAGGCTTCCACCCAGCACAAAGTTTGAAAATGGACCAACTTCCCACTGAAAAAACTCCCCCACTGGATAAACTCCCTGATGGTCCTGAACAGAG CATTTCTGTGGTTGCAGAAGAAATTTGTCTGGTTGCTGGAACAGCAGAGGGAAATAAG GTGCTGGGAAATTCTAGCAGTGAATCAAAGGCAGTGGATGGCATGGAAGAGATGGAACTGTCTGCTGCAGAACAAGGAGAAGACATAGTCATGTGCAGCCCAGAGAAGGatcccagcacagacacaaacCTTGCTCAGTCTGGAGAGCCACAAATACATGAAACAG atgtttcacGCAGTGGTTTGACACCCATTGACAGAAATTCTCTTGATGTG CCAATGCAGGATGCTGAGCTTCCCTTCACTCCAGTCAAGACCAGAGCCCAGAagtttgcagcagctgaagtaTTCAGTGACCTCATCGTGTTTTCTCCTGTTGGTCCCTCTGGGGATCAATGA